In Nitratireductor basaltis, the following are encoded in one genomic region:
- a CDS encoding LysR family transcriptional regulator, producing MQLRFFETFVCLAKVRNFRKAADLLHTSQPVISSRINALEAELGTRLFERSKRSVHLTREGRLLLPHAEAVIEITNEMKWLVGPNAELTGSLRIGVAGTIIHSWFIHLMEAFRSAYPRINLEILATTSAGVLQAVRDHSVDVGLAMKDKPDMMLRFEPLCAFPIAWVASPTAFPIEKATLNTLLDMPILTFPQSSLPYRELERHLKLHSKIRPNIHPMNSIATIVKMAGEGLGIAPMPRAVVREELGSGRLHEIKVDVAFPPLNFYAVTEVSPRMALKNEFARMAQQQARAWAEANPEDGLVLAD from the coding sequence GTGCAGCTGCGATTTTTCGAGACCTTTGTGTGTCTGGCGAAAGTCCGAAATTTCCGCAAGGCGGCGGATCTTCTTCACACGTCCCAGCCCGTCATATCCTCGCGCATCAACGCGCTTGAGGCGGAACTTGGCACCCGCCTTTTCGAACGCTCCAAGCGCAGCGTGCATCTGACGCGGGAAGGCCGGCTCCTGCTGCCGCATGCCGAAGCCGTGATAGAGATCACCAATGAGATGAAGTGGCTCGTCGGTCCCAATGCGGAACTGACGGGGTCGCTGCGGATCGGTGTCGCAGGCACCATCATCCATTCCTGGTTCATCCACCTCATGGAGGCATTCCGCTCCGCCTATCCGCGCATCAATCTGGAGATTCTGGCGACCACCTCCGCAGGCGTCCTTCAGGCCGTCCGCGACCACAGTGTTGATGTCGGTCTTGCCATGAAGGACAAGCCGGACATGATGCTGCGTTTCGAGCCACTCTGCGCATTTCCGATAGCTTGGGTGGCGAGTCCGACTGCCTTCCCAATCGAGAAAGCCACGCTCAACACGCTTCTCGACATGCCGATCCTCACATTCCCGCAGAGCTCCCTGCCCTATCGGGAGTTGGAGCGGCATCTGAAACTCCACTCGAAGATCAGACCCAATATTCATCCCATGAATTCCATAGCGACCATCGTCAAAATGGCGGGAGAGGGCCTTGGTATCGCGCCCATGCCGCGCGCGGTGGTCCGCGAGGAGCTTGGCTCAGGCAGACTCCACGAGATCAAGGTCGATGTTGCGTTTCCTCCGCTCAACTTTTATGCGGTGACCGAAGTTTCTCCTCGCATGGCGCTGAAGAACGAATTCGCGCGCATGGCGCAGCAGCAGGCCCGCGCCTGGGCGGAAGCCAATCCCGAGGACGGTCTCGTCCTTGCTGATTGA
- a CDS encoding TRAP transporter large permease, whose protein sequence is MTMLLFAGFVALILLRVPITMAIGIAVLSALVYAGFADTLYIIPLQVLDGVDNPSLLAIPFFIMAGNLMNGVGMTDRIFNFASALVGHMRAGLAQVNVVSSLLFAGVSGAAVADCAGLGTIEIKAMRERGYPAPFAAALTAASAVVGPIIPPSISLVVYAFLSNTSVARLFLAGIIPGIIVGLSLMAFNYVVALKREFPREERKSLPQIGRAAIDGIAALVAPGIILTAILTGFTTATEAGVLACVYTIALGFVYRTFSFAMLWKALTETMTITSVIMIIIGFSHVMGWLLAIEQIPQQLADHVLMVTESRAVFLLLLLAFLLVVGCFVEGVPAKLILVPMLLPIIDQFGIDRIHFGLIITLALLIGIATPPMGIALYIVAEVGKVPFEKVAVAILPFLVPLIAALLLITFVPELVLFLPNLILGPA, encoded by the coding sequence ATGACCATGCTTCTTTTTGCGGGCTTCGTCGCCCTCATCCTTCTGCGCGTGCCGATCACAATGGCAATCGGCATCGCTGTCCTCTCCGCACTCGTCTATGCGGGCTTTGCCGACACGCTCTACATCATTCCGCTCCAGGTGCTGGACGGCGTCGACAATCCGTCCCTGCTTGCCATTCCCTTCTTCATCATGGCCGGCAACCTGATGAACGGGGTCGGCATGACCGACCGCATCTTCAACTTCGCGTCTGCCCTCGTGGGGCATATGCGCGCCGGCTTGGCACAGGTGAACGTCGTCTCCTCGCTCCTGTTTGCAGGTGTATCCGGAGCTGCCGTTGCGGACTGCGCGGGTCTCGGCACGATCGAGATCAAGGCGATGCGCGAACGCGGCTATCCTGCGCCATTCGCGGCAGCGCTCACCGCGGCCAGCGCGGTGGTCGGGCCCATAATTCCGCCATCCATCAGTCTCGTCGTCTACGCATTCCTGTCCAACACATCCGTCGCGCGACTGTTTCTGGCCGGCATTATCCCGGGCATCATCGTGGGCCTGTCCCTGATGGCCTTCAATTATGTGGTGGCGCTCAAGCGTGAATTCCCGCGCGAAGAGCGCAAGAGCCTGCCTCAGATCGGCCGCGCCGCGATCGACGGCATCGCCGCACTCGTGGCCCCGGGCATCATCCTGACCGCTATCCTCACCGGCTTCACAACGGCAACGGAAGCTGGCGTGCTCGCCTGCGTCTACACGATTGCCCTCGGTTTTGTTTACCGCACCTTCTCCTTCGCGATGTTGTGGAAGGCGCTGACCGAAACGATGACCATCACCAGCGTCATCATGATCATCATCGGCTTTTCCCACGTCATGGGCTGGCTGCTCGCCATCGAGCAGATCCCGCAGCAACTGGCCGATCACGTCCTCATGGTGACGGAATCGCGCGCAGTGTTCCTGCTCCTGCTCCTGGCCTTCCTGCTGGTGGTCGGCTGTTTCGTGGAAGGTGTTCCTGCGAAGCTGATCCTGGTCCCGATGCTGCTTCCGATCATCGACCAGTTCGGCATCGACCGCATTCACTTCGGCCTGATCATCACGCTGGCCCTGCTGATCGGTATCGCGACACCGCCAATGGGGATTGCGCTCTATATCGTGGCCGAAGTGGGCAAGGTTCCATTCGAGAAGGTGGCCGTGGCGATCCTGCCCTTCCTCGTGCCGCTCATCGCCGCACTTCTTCTCATCACCTTCGTGCCGGAGCTCGTTCTCTTCCTCCCGAACCTCATCCTTGGACCGGCGTGA
- a CDS encoding tripartite tricarboxylate transporter permease codes for MGFLDALLQGFAVALTPTNLMLALFGCFAGTIIGALPGLGPVNGVAILIPLAFSLGLEPTSALIMLSCIYYGCMYGGRISSIMLNIPGDEPAIMTTLDGYPMAQAGKASEALGISAVASFVGATFATLGLTLFAPLLAKAAIHFGPADYFALYVLAFATIGGITSVNPFKTLLAAFLGLMVASVGLDPATGTPRYTFGSYHLYDGFDPIVAIVGLFAISEVLVYLERLNFSEARMVPLGRALPRIKDLLSGGWANLRGSVIGFVCGILPGAGASLGAFMSYIFEQRWSARDGNFGKGDPRGIAAPEAGNNAASGGALIPMLTLGVPGSGTTAVMLALLISLNIQPGPLLFDRQPDLVWGLIAALYIANIVLLVMNIPMIGLFTRMLAMPQWILMPFVVMVSFLGVYSISHSTFDLFVMVAFGVIGYILRLIGISLVPIILGLLLGADMENNLRRALSISNGDFTFLFQSPIALGLYAVTGTMLTIALVLSLRRDKDVQAQG; via the coding sequence ATGGGCTTTCTTGATGCGCTCCTGCAGGGATTTGCGGTCGCGCTTACCCCGACAAATCTGATGCTGGCCTTATTCGGCTGCTTTGCCGGAACAATCATCGGTGCGCTCCCGGGGCTGGGTCCGGTCAATGGCGTGGCTATTCTCATCCCATTGGCCTTCTCGCTTGGGCTGGAGCCGACCTCGGCGCTGATCATGCTGTCATGCATCTATTACGGCTGCATGTATGGCGGGCGCATCTCCTCGATCATGCTCAACATTCCTGGCGACGAGCCAGCCATCATGACCACGCTGGATGGTTATCCCATGGCGCAGGCGGGCAAGGCATCGGAAGCCTTGGGAATCTCGGCTGTCGCCTCGTTCGTAGGTGCAACATTCGCCACGCTGGGATTGACGCTTTTTGCGCCCCTCCTGGCTAAGGCTGCCATTCATTTCGGCCCGGCCGACTATTTTGCTCTTTATGTGCTGGCCTTCGCCACGATCGGTGGCATCACCTCGGTCAATCCGTTCAAGACACTGCTGGCTGCCTTTCTGGGGCTCATGGTTGCCAGCGTAGGCCTCGATCCGGCCACTGGAACGCCACGCTACACTTTCGGCTCCTATCACCTCTATGACGGCTTTGACCCGATCGTTGCCATTGTCGGCCTTTTCGCGATCAGCGAGGTGCTGGTCTATCTTGAGAGGCTGAACTTCTCGGAAGCGCGGATGGTGCCTCTGGGCCGGGCACTGCCGCGGATCAAGGACTTGCTATCAGGTGGATGGGCCAATCTGCGCGGGTCGGTGATCGGCTTCGTGTGCGGCATTCTTCCCGGTGCAGGTGCTTCGCTCGGCGCCTTCATGTCCTATATTTTCGAGCAGCGCTGGAGCGCGCGCGACGGCAATTTCGGCAAGGGCGATCCGCGTGGCATTGCCGCGCCGGAGGCTGGCAACAATGCGGCTTCGGGCGGCGCGCTCATCCCCATGCTGACGCTTGGCGTTCCAGGCAGCGGAACGACAGCTGTGATGCTGGCGCTGCTGATCTCGCTCAACATTCAGCCCGGACCGTTGCTGTTCGATCGTCAGCCGGATCTTGTCTGGGGCCTTATCGCGGCACTGTACATCGCCAATATCGTGCTTCTGGTGATGAACATCCCGATGATCGGGCTCTTCACGCGCATGCTGGCGATGCCGCAGTGGATCCTCATGCCTTTCGTGGTGATGGTCAGCTTTCTTGGCGTCTATTCCATCAGCCACTCCACCTTCGACCTTTTCGTCATGGTGGCCTTCGGCGTGATCGGTTACATCCTGCGGCTCATTGGCATTTCGCTGGTGCCGATCATCCTCGGTTTGCTGCTTGGAGCAGACATGGAGAACAATCTGCGGCGGGCGCTCTCCATCTCCAATGGCGATTTCACGTTCCTTTTCCAAAGCCCGATCGCATTGGGCCTCTATGCAGTCACGGGGACCATGCTGACAATCGCCCTGGTGCTTTCGCTGCGCCGCGACAAGGACGTCCAGGCACAGGGTTGA
- a CDS encoding RraA family protein codes for MYKFNEMPRQLDKARIDKLMQVETATVGHFLHANFLDSGLRSMLPKVRAAGTAVTLRLPHADSTMLHYAMDHLREGDFVIIDRAGDTRHACWGGVITHTAAGRKVAGAVVDGPATDVADFERHGFPMWCRGPSPITTKLLGISGEMNIPVSVGGVVVHPGDAVLADENGVLILSPDDVDAVADRAIEMQQREIELLKRIDAGESLPAISGAKSRVEAHA; via the coding sequence ATGTACAAGTTCAACGAGATGCCCCGTCAGCTCGACAAGGCCAGGATCGACAAGTTGATGCAGGTGGAGACCGCAACGGTCGGACACTTCCTTCACGCGAATTTCCTCGACAGTGGCTTGCGCTCCATGTTGCCGAAGGTTCGGGCCGCAGGCACCGCAGTAACGCTGCGTCTGCCTCATGCGGACAGCACCATGCTGCACTACGCCATGGATCACCTGCGCGAAGGTGACTTCGTCATCATCGACCGCGCCGGGGACACCCGTCATGCCTGCTGGGGTGGCGTGATCACGCACACTGCGGCAGGACGCAAGGTTGCAGGCGCCGTGGTGGACGGGCCGGCGACCGATGTCGCCGACTTCGAGCGGCACGGCTTCCCCATGTGGTGCCGTGGGCCCTCGCCCATCACCACCAAGCTTCTGGGCATCTCCGGCGAGATGAACATCCCTGTCAGCGTGGGCGGTGTGGTCGTGCATCCCGGCGATGCCGTTCTCGCTGACGAAAACGGTGTTCTGATCCTGTCGCCCGACGATGTGGATGCGGTGGCTGATCGTGCCATCGAGATGCAGCAAAGAGAGATCGAGCTACTCAAGCGCATCGACGCCGGCGAAAGCCTGCCTGCGATATCAGGCGCAAAATCGCGCGTGGAGGCGCATGCCTGA
- a CDS encoding tripartite tricarboxylate transporter TctB family protein: MTDRIVGALILALSIWYGITAGSYEASFGDPLGPAAFPIMLSIPAAVLSLALILRPDAEPKWPSAWPMMRQAAAIAILLGYAGFLEVAGFPLATFLAVALMGRLLQTTWPKAVASGAIMSAVLFLTFDYVLDLPLPLLPEFMS; the protein is encoded by the coding sequence GTGACAGACCGCATTGTCGGCGCGCTGATACTTGCGCTGTCAATCTGGTACGGCATAACCGCGGGCAGCTACGAGGCGAGCTTCGGCGACCCTCTTGGCCCCGCGGCCTTTCCGATCATGCTGTCCATTCCCGCTGCAGTGTTGAGCCTTGCGCTCATCCTGCGGCCGGATGCGGAGCCCAAATGGCCAAGCGCCTGGCCGATGATGAGGCAAGCCGCCGCGATTGCCATTCTGCTTGGTTATGCCGGTTTTCTCGAAGTCGCAGGCTTTCCGCTCGCGACCTTCCTGGCTGTGGCGCTTATGGGCCGCCTCTTGCAGACGACATGGCCGAAGGCCGTCGCATCGGGCGCGATCATGAGTGCCGTGCTTTTTCTGACCTTTGATTACGTGCTCGACCTGCCGCTTCCGCTTCTTCCAGAATTCATGAGCTGA
- a CDS encoding carbon-nitrogen hydrolase family protein: MKISVVQMNSQDDKAKNIADASRLIRSAVEQDSPDLVVLPETFTYMGGTVESRRAHAETFPDGEAYRAMSALAAELKVNIHAGSMAEAAGEKCYNTTIVFNREGKEIARYRKIHLFDVNVPGGNSYLESDTMKRGEEVVVYDLEGVKVGCAICYDLRFPELFRKLRDKGAQLIVLPAAFTLQTGKDHWEQLLCARAIETQSYVAASAQIFGHDEGRKLCFGHSLVIDPWGVTIADCSDRIGHASATIDPDYAEQIRKAMPVADHHVVA; this comes from the coding sequence ATGAAAATCTCAGTGGTTCAGATGAACTCCCAGGATGACAAGGCGAAGAATATTGCCGACGCATCCCGCCTCATCCGCAGCGCGGTGGAACAGGACAGTCCCGACCTCGTGGTGCTGCCCGAAACCTTCACCTATATGGGCGGCACTGTGGAAAGCCGCCGCGCCCATGCGGAAACCTTCCCGGATGGCGAAGCCTATCGTGCCATGTCGGCGCTAGCCGCAGAGCTGAAGGTGAATATCCATGCCGGCTCCATGGCCGAAGCTGCCGGTGAGAAATGCTACAACACGACCATTGTCTTCAACCGGGAAGGCAAGGAGATCGCCCGCTACCGCAAAATCCACCTCTTTGACGTCAACGTTCCCGGCGGCAACAGCTATCTGGAATCCGACACCATGAAGCGTGGTGAGGAAGTCGTGGTCTATGACCTCGAAGGCGTGAAGGTGGGCTGCGCGATCTGCTACGATCTGCGTTTCCCCGAGCTCTTCCGCAAGCTCCGAGACAAGGGCGCTCAACTCATCGTGCTGCCTGCCGCGTTCACACTGCAAACGGGCAAGGATCACTGGGAGCAGCTGCTATGCGCCCGTGCCATCGAGACGCAGTCCTATGTCGCCGCATCCGCGCAGATCTTCGGCCATGACGAAGGCCGCAAGCTGTGCTTCGGCCATTCTCTGGTGATCGACCCCTGGGGGGTCACAATCGCCGACTGCTCCGACCGGATCGGCCATGCAAGTGCCACCATCGATCCAGACTATGCCGAGCAGATCCGCAAGGCAATGCCGGTTGCCGACCATCACGTCGTGGCTTGA
- a CDS encoding VOC family protein: MAKAIHSMIRVLDEERSIAFYRTAFGLEVADRLDFESFTLIYLSNPESGFELELTVNKGRTEAYDLGDGYGHLAVSVDNLDEEHARFVAEGLEPRKIVDFAPAGTRIARFFFVKDPDGYEIEVLERSGRFK; the protein is encoded by the coding sequence ATGGCCAAGGCAATTCACAGCATGATCCGTGTTCTCGATGAAGAACGGTCGATCGCGTTCTACCGGACCGCATTCGGTCTGGAAGTCGCCGACAGGCTGGATTTCGAAAGCTTCACGCTGATCTATCTGAGCAACCCGGAAAGCGGATTCGAGCTGGAACTCACGGTCAACAAGGGTCGTACCGAAGCGTATGATCTCGGCGATGGCTACGGCCATCTTGCGGTATCCGTGGACAATCTCGATGAGGAACATGCTCGCTTCGTCGCAGAAGGTCTGGAACCGCGCAAGATCGTCGATTTTGCACCCGCAGGGACGCGGATCGCCCGCTTCTTCTTCGTGAAGGATCCGGACGGTTACGAGATAGAAGTGCTCGAACGCAGCGGTCGCTTCAAGTAG
- a CDS encoding Bug family tripartite tricarboxylate transporter substrate binding protein has protein sequence MSKLSRMFGAAIVWSSLSVAGAAAAECIAPADPGGGWDFTCRTIGKMLYDMEIVPDPVQVTNMPGGVGAVAYSKVMSARPDDADLLVATSTVGVTQIAQGKYPADTSVMRWVAMLGTDVGVILVPADSELKTLDDLVAKLKEDPSSIASAGSSGAGGWDHIRLLMLAKAAGLSGDDYKQIRWVQFDGGSPAVTQMLGGQVDIVSTDLGEIAGFVESGDVRILAALSDERVPAFPDSPTAAEQGLDVTGYNWRGFYTGGDVSDEAYEEWVSRLEKLYQTDEWKETAKSNGLVPVWRGGAEFNDYVAEQSEQMRQISQEIGVIK, from the coding sequence ATGAGTAAATTGTCCCGAATGTTTGGTGCGGCCATCGTGTGGTCATCCCTGTCGGTCGCCGGAGCGGCGGCTGCCGAATGCATTGCGCCGGCTGATCCAGGTGGCGGCTGGGACTTCACCTGCCGCACCATCGGCAAGATGCTCTACGATATGGAGATCGTGCCGGATCCGGTTCAGGTCACGAACATGCCCGGCGGCGTTGGCGCTGTTGCCTACTCGAAAGTGATGTCCGCCCGCCCGGACGATGCGGATCTGCTGGTGGCAACCTCGACGGTTGGTGTCACTCAGATCGCGCAGGGCAAATATCCGGCAGACACATCGGTCATGCGCTGGGTCGCCATGCTGGGTACCGATGTTGGCGTCATTCTCGTGCCGGCGGATTCGGAACTTAAGACCCTGGACGATCTCGTGGCCAAGCTGAAGGAAGATCCATCTTCGATTGCCTCTGCAGGTTCTTCGGGTGCGGGCGGCTGGGATCATATCCGCCTTCTGATGCTGGCCAAGGCTGCGGGCCTTTCCGGTGATGACTACAAGCAGATCCGTTGGGTTCAGTTCGACGGCGGAAGCCCTGCCGTGACGCAGATGCTGGGCGGACAGGTCGACATCGTTTCCACCGATCTGGGCGAGATTGCGGGCTTCGTGGAGTCGGGTGACGTTCGCATCCTTGCAGCCCTTTCGGATGAACGCGTACCTGCATTTCCAGATTCCCCGACCGCTGCGGAGCAGGGGCTGGATGTAACCGGCTATAACTGGCGCGGTTTCTACACCGGTGGTGACGTCTCCGACGAAGCCTATGAGGAATGGGTGAGCCGACTGGAAAAACTCTACCAGACGGATGAGTGGAAAGAGACCGCCAAGAGCAACGGCCTCGTCCCGGTCTGGCGTGGTGGCGCAGAGTTCAACGACTATGTCGCCGAGCAGTCCGAACAGATGCGCCAGATTTCCCAGGAAATTGGAGTCATCAAGTGA
- a CDS encoding iron-containing alcohol dehydrogenase: MSLTGNWSYPTAIKFGAGRIAELPAACAQAGIKRPLLVTDKGLANLPITARALDIMEEAGLGRALFSQVDANPNEKNLEEGIAVYKAGGHDGVIAFGGGSGLDLGKMVAFMAGQKRPVWDFEDIGDWWTRANADAIAPIVAVPTTAGTGSEVGRASVITNSQTHVKKIIFHPKVLPSVVICDPELTVGMPPFITAGTGLDAFAHCVEAYSSPHYHPMSQGIALEGMRLVIEYLPRAYADGNDLEARAQMMSAAMMGATAFQKGLGAIHAMSHPIGALFNTHHGTTNAVCMPAVLAFNAPEIRDRFDRAAGYLGISGGFAGFCEFVQSFNDSFAIPRKLSEMGATQDRLDDLVAMALEDPSCGGNPVPLDRENLRHLFEKVL, translated from the coding sequence GTGAGTCTCACCGGAAACTGGTCCTACCCGACAGCCATCAAATTTGGTGCGGGACGCATCGCCGAACTGCCCGCAGCCTGCGCCCAGGCCGGCATCAAGCGCCCGCTGCTGGTCACCGACAAGGGGCTGGCCAACCTGCCCATTACGGCGCGCGCGCTCGACATCATGGAAGAGGCGGGACTGGGCCGCGCGCTCTTCAGCCAGGTTGATGCGAACCCCAACGAGAAGAATCTCGAGGAAGGGATCGCGGTATACAAGGCCGGCGGCCACGACGGTGTGATCGCTTTTGGCGGCGGCTCCGGGCTGGATCTCGGCAAGATGGTCGCATTCATGGCCGGTCAGAAGCGGCCAGTCTGGGATTTCGAGGATATCGGCGACTGGTGGACAAGGGCGAACGCGGATGCCATTGCTCCCATCGTCGCCGTCCCGACAACTGCAGGAACCGGCTCGGAAGTGGGACGTGCAAGCGTCATCACGAACTCGCAGACCCACGTGAAGAAAATTATCTTCCATCCGAAGGTGCTTCCAAGTGTCGTGATCTGTGACCCCGAACTGACTGTCGGAATGCCTCCCTTCATCACGGCCGGTACCGGTCTTGATGCCTTCGCTCATTGCGTGGAAGCCTATTCCAGCCCGCATTACCACCCGATGAGCCAGGGAATAGCGCTGGAGGGTATGCGCCTCGTGATCGAATATCTGCCGCGCGCCTATGCCGACGGCAATGATCTCGAAGCGCGCGCCCAGATGATGTCGGCTGCCATGATGGGAGCAACGGCCTTCCAAAAGGGCCTTGGTGCCATCCACGCGATGAGCCATCCGATTGGTGCGCTCTTCAACACCCACCACGGGACCACCAATGCCGTTTGCATGCCAGCGGTCTTGGCGTTCAACGCCCCAGAAATCCGCGACCGCTTTGACCGGGCCGCAGGTTATCTTGGGATCTCGGGCGGCTTTGCGGGGTTCTGCGAATTCGTGCAGTCCTTCAATGACAGCTTCGCCATTCCGCGCAAGCTGAGCGAGATGGGCGCGACGCAGGATCGCCTCGACGATCTGGTTGCAATGGCGCTTGAAGACCCGTCCTGCGGCGGAAACCCTGTCCCGCTCGACCGCGAGAACCTGCGCCATCTGTTCGAAAAGGTGCTGTAA
- a CDS encoding TRAP transporter small permease translates to MPLIDRALAVIDRLFLVGANAALLAMLITTTLNIASRAFLGQGVVWVFPINIVLFVWMTFLGFFVVYRRNKDITVDFLLSAMPALAQRIGRILVDLAVIALLLIILREAPALIQRQVGNIEMVGLQRYWLSIPFFVSCALIALQFFSDLIHALKGHDAPAHHPAGDI, encoded by the coding sequence ATGCCTTTGATAGACCGCGCACTGGCCGTCATAGACCGGCTGTTTCTTGTGGGGGCGAATGCCGCGTTGCTGGCGATGCTCATCACTACAACGCTCAACATCGCCTCCCGAGCCTTTCTGGGCCAGGGCGTGGTCTGGGTCTTCCCCATCAATATCGTCCTGTTTGTCTGGATGACCTTCCTTGGCTTTTTCGTCGTCTATCGGCGAAACAAGGATATAACCGTCGATTTCCTACTGTCGGCCATGCCTGCCTTGGCCCAGCGCATCGGGCGGATCCTGGTCGATCTGGCGGTTATCGCGCTGCTTCTCATCATCCTTCGAGAAGCGCCTGCACTTATCCAGCGTCAGGTGGGAAATATCGAGATGGTTGGGCTGCAGCGATATTGGCTGTCCATCCCGTTCTTCGTCTCATGCGCCTTGATCGCGCTGCAGTTTTTCAGTGACCTCATCCACGCCCTGAAGGGACATGATGCGCCTGCGCATCATCCCGCCGGCGACATATAG
- a CDS encoding TRAP transporter substrate-binding protein, protein MKRIIRTCMAALVASALGTGLMATAQAETWRMAHKMPPDSIEGQLFQYFADKVDEKTGGELTVKVFPNEQLGSDDTVLEQLQIGTVNVYPEGSSYLQKWVPDVKFTSAPFLFDDREHWARFMETDLVKGWFKTIEEEAGIALIGSPTAFVRGPYRVMVTDKPWESLDEMQGTRLRMHPDELAAEAWRHLGAEVRTLAWTEVYESISRGIVDAVNSPIALVEPMKFYEVAPHVIRHDEYPQGMAFMTNAKRWNALSDELRSQVLEAFADMAAESEKRMMEAAEKDLETMKAKNVSYFEPDTSDFVARMESFYQKMEEAGELPEGFLEAVRSTRETN, encoded by the coding sequence ATGAAACGCATAATCCGCACTTGCATGGCCGCCTTGGTGGCATCCGCTCTCGGAACCGGTCTGATGGCCACCGCTCAGGCGGAAACCTGGCGCATGGCGCACAAGATGCCGCCAGACAGCATCGAGGGTCAGCTTTTCCAGTATTTTGCCGACAAGGTTGACGAGAAAACCGGCGGCGAGCTGACCGTGAAAGTCTTCCCGAACGAGCAGCTCGGCTCCGACGATACCGTGCTCGAGCAGCTTCAGATCGGAACCGTCAACGTCTATCCCGAAGGCAGCAGCTATCTGCAGAAATGGGTGCCGGACGTGAAGTTCACCTCGGCTCCCTTCCTGTTCGATGATCGCGAGCATTGGGCTCGGTTCATGGAAACCGATCTCGTGAAGGGCTGGTTCAAGACCATCGAGGAAGAAGCAGGCATCGCACTCATCGGCTCGCCGACAGCCTTCGTGCGCGGCCCCTACCGCGTAATGGTAACAGACAAGCCATGGGAGTCCCTCGACGAGATGCAGGGCACGCGCCTGCGCATGCATCCCGATGAGCTCGCCGCAGAAGCATGGCGTCATCTTGGGGCGGAGGTTCGCACCCTCGCCTGGACTGAAGTCTACGAGTCCATCAGCCGTGGCATCGTCGATGCGGTGAACAGTCCGATCGCGCTCGTCGAGCCGATGAAGTTCTATGAGGTTGCTCCCCACGTCATCCGTCACGACGAGTATCCGCAGGGCATGGCCTTCATGACGAATGCCAAGCGCTGGAACGCCCTGTCGGACGAACTGCGCAGCCAGGTTCTTGAAGCTTTCGCCGACATGGCAGCCGAATCCGAGAAGCGCATGATGGAAGCTGCCGAGAAGGACCTTGAGACGATGAAGGCCAAGAACGTCAGCTATTTCGAGCCCGACACCTCCGACTTCGTCGCACGGATGGAAAGCTTCTACCAGAAGATGGAAGAAGCCGGTGAACTGCCGGAAGGCTTCCTCGAAGCCGTCCGCTCCACGCGTGAGACGAACTGA